In the Burkholderia cenocepacia genome, one interval contains:
- a CDS encoding NADH:flavin oxidoreductase/NADH oxidase, with amino-acid sequence MSALFEPFKLKDVTLRNRIAVPPMCQYVAEDGVVNDWHHVHLAGIARGGAGLVIAEATAVSPEGRITPGCAGLWNDAQAEAFAPSVAAIKAAGAVPGIQLAHAGRKASANRPWEGDDHIADGDPRGWQTIAPSAVPFGAHLPKVPREMTHDDIARVQADFVASAQRARDLGFEWLELHFAHGYLGQSFFSVHSNQRTDEYGGSADNRGRFLVDTLAAVRKVWPEHLPLTARLGVIEYDGRDEETLAESIALTQRMKREGLDMLSVSVGFSTPTAQIPWGPAFLAPIAERVRREAGLPVSSAWGIDTPQLANRVVEQAQLDLVMVGRAHLADPHWPYYAARQLGVERPSWTLPAPYAHWLERYRVADKVA; translated from the coding sequence ATGTCTGCCCTGTTCGAACCGTTCAAACTCAAGGATGTCACGCTGCGCAACCGCATCGCGGTGCCGCCGATGTGCCAGTACGTCGCCGAAGACGGCGTCGTCAACGACTGGCATCACGTGCATCTGGCCGGCATCGCACGCGGCGGCGCGGGCCTCGTGATCGCCGAGGCGACGGCCGTGTCGCCGGAAGGCCGCATCACGCCGGGCTGCGCCGGGTTGTGGAACGACGCGCAGGCCGAGGCGTTCGCGCCGTCGGTCGCGGCGATCAAGGCGGCCGGCGCGGTGCCCGGCATCCAGCTCGCGCACGCGGGCCGCAAGGCGAGCGCGAATCGCCCGTGGGAAGGCGACGACCATATCGCCGACGGCGATCCGCGCGGCTGGCAGACCATCGCGCCGTCGGCCGTGCCGTTCGGCGCGCACCTGCCGAAGGTGCCGCGTGAAATGACGCACGACGACATCGCCCGCGTGCAGGCCGACTTCGTCGCATCGGCGCAGCGTGCGCGCGACCTCGGCTTCGAATGGCTGGAGCTGCACTTCGCGCACGGCTATCTCGGCCAGAGCTTCTTCTCGGTGCATTCGAACCAGCGCACCGACGAGTACGGCGGTTCGGCCGACAACCGCGGCCGCTTCCTCGTCGACACGCTCGCGGCCGTCCGCAAGGTCTGGCCCGAACATCTGCCGCTGACCGCGCGCCTCGGCGTGATCGAATACGATGGCCGCGACGAAGAGACGCTCGCCGAGTCGATCGCGCTCACGCAGCGGATGAAGCGGGAAGGGCTCGACATGCTGAGCGTATCGGTCGGCTTCTCGACGCCGACCGCGCAGATTCCGTGGGGCCCGGCATTCCTCGCGCCGATCGCCGAGCGCGTGCGCCGCGAGGCCGGGCTGCCGGTATCGTCCGCGTGGGGAATCGACACGCCGCAACTGGCGAATCGCGTGGTCGAGCAAGCGCAGCTCGATCTCGTGATGGTCGGCCGCGCGCACCTGGCCGATCCGCACTG
- a CDS encoding type 1 glutamine amidotransferase domain-containing protein produces MKILVVLTSHDTLGDTGKKTGFWLEELAAPYYTFKDAGIELTLASPKGGQPPLDPKSSDPTAQTDATRRFDADAAAKAELASTRKLADVPADDYDAVFYPGGHGPLWDLAEDLHSIGLIERALAAGKPVAAVCHAPGVLRHVKNPQTGESVVRGKRATGFTNSEEAAVELTEVVPFLVEDMLKTNGAEFERSADWAPHVVTDGLLITGQNPASSAPAAEALLAKLGHR; encoded by the coding sequence ATGAAGATCCTGGTTGTCCTGACCTCGCACGACACGCTCGGCGACACCGGCAAGAAAACCGGCTTCTGGCTCGAGGAACTGGCCGCGCCGTACTACACGTTCAAGGATGCGGGCATCGAACTGACGCTCGCGTCGCCGAAGGGCGGCCAGCCGCCGCTCGATCCGAAAAGCAGCGACCCGACGGCCCAGACCGACGCGACGCGCCGGTTCGACGCCGATGCCGCGGCCAAGGCCGAACTCGCGTCGACGCGCAAGCTCGCCGATGTGCCGGCGGACGACTACGACGCGGTGTTCTACCCGGGCGGCCATGGCCCGCTGTGGGATCTCGCCGAGGATCTGCATTCGATTGGCCTGATCGAGCGCGCGCTCGCGGCCGGCAAGCCGGTCGCGGCGGTCTGCCATGCGCCGGGTGTGCTGCGCCACGTGAAGAACCCGCAGACCGGCGAATCGGTCGTGCGCGGCAAGCGCGCGACGGGGTTCACCAACAGCGAGGAGGCGGCCGTCGAGCTGACCGAAGTCGTGCCGTTCCTCGTCGAGGACATGCTGAAGACCAACGGCGCGGAATTCGAGCGCAGCGCAGACTGGGCGCCGCATGTCGTCACCGACGGGCTGCTGATCACCGGGCAGAACCCCGCGTCGTCGGCGCCCGCGGCCGAGGCGCTGCTCGCGAAGCTCGGCCACCGCTGA